The genome window TGTTCTGCAGTATTGTTCTTTGGTACATCCATGACTCCCTTCATGGCCTGACCTAAGGATGTTTCTCTGTTCCACTGTGCTTGGAGAGAACACGTGTTTCCTGTTGAGTATAGAGTCCTGCCTGCCTCTGAGGACTTGAGCTTATTGGCTGTAGACCTTTAGAATTTGTTTGCCTGCTTTTTTCCTCCTTGTAGAGGGAAACCTCTAGCTGGAGTAGTTGGCTGGCCCTTAGATTCCTGTACTGACCGGTATTGGAGGGGATGTGGGGCTGCACCACAGCGTGGGGATGGCGACTGGTGGCCCTGCGAAGGCAGAGTGCCAGGTGGGAACCCCACAGGTCTCCAACACTTCCTAGTCTGCCAAGAGGAAGCAGGCTCTGAGGGGTCCTTTGTACAGGGACTCAAGGCTGGGAGGCCACCAGGTGAAGATTGGACTTTGGAGCTTTCTGATTTAGAATttgcttcatttgtttatttttgttgttcttaatCTTGTGTCTTAACTACCCCTACCTCTTGGAGCATCTCTGCTTTCTGAACTGAGAGACAGCCCAGCTCTGCTGAGTGAAGTGCTGGCTTGTGTTTgagtttctctttccctctcccctgaGTTCCAGGGGTAGGGCTAGCCCCCGTTCTTTGTAGACTCTTTGGCAGAGTCCCCTGGAGATCATGGGAGTCCAGGTGTCTCTTGCTGTCCAGCCTCAGGAACTCGACAGATCTGGACAGCAAGGGCTGCTATATGCCCAGATCcttacccaccccacccctgctcccacaGAGGCTCTGCCTGTCCCCTCGTAGCCCCCTGTCCCTTTATGCCTGGAAACCAGGGGTGGCTGAGCCCTGTGCCATGCTCCCACCACACCGACACTGTCTCCTTCTCTGCCGCATACACAGCAGGATTCCTGGTCTTCAAGCCTGAGCTCATCTCCCGGCTGGAGCAGGGACAGGAGCCGTGGGTCCTCGACCTGCAGGGagtggaggggacagaggcaTCAAGGACCTCTCAGACAGGTGAGGCTCAGGCCTTGTTGCAGAGAAGCTCTTTAAGGAGAAACCTCaggtggaggctgggggtgggtcCCAATGGCCATGCTGGGCTACCTGACAGCACCACTGGGTAACTGGGGGCCGGCCTGTAGGAGGAAGCATATAGAGCAATTGTGGGGCTGCCTTGAGAGAGACCAAACCATAGAAAAGCCACAGAATATCTCATTTCAGAAAAAAGGGAGTTTTTGAAATCATATCACATTTTGTTCAATTTCTATTTTACCAATACTGTTGTTAAGCAAAAGTACAAACCTATGGATCCAAGTGAAGCATTAAACTTGGCTCTTGACAGTCTCTCCTCGGGTGAACATGTTGTCTGATGCAGCTCCCTCCAGAACTTCTCAGAGCCCAGGTGGCCCCAGCCTCTCAGATCAGGCTTCAGGGTGCATAGGTCTCCTGGGACTGCCACAACAACACACCACACACTgggaggcttaaaacaacagaaatttattgtctgacagctatggaggccagaagtctgaaatcaaagtgtcgGCAGGGTCATGTTCCCTGAGAAGGCTCTAGGGAAAGATACTTTCTTGCTTCTTCCAGCATCTAGTGGTTTTCTGGCAACTCTTGGCCTCATTGGGTTTTGGCTGCATTCCTCTaattctgcctccatcttcacatgatccacttctccctgtgtctctagTTTTACATGGCTAtctccttataaggacaccagtcatggaTTAGGGGCCACCGTATTGACCTCAGtgtaactaattacatctgcaatgaccctgttTTTAAGTAAGGTCACCAATCTGAGTgtgagcaagacccccatctctactaaaaatagaaaaaaatcagctgggcgtggtggtgcacacctgtagtcccagctactctggaggctgaggcaggagaatcccctgagcccaggagttgaaggttacagtgagctatgatgacaccactgcattctagctggggcaacagagtgagactctgtctcaaaaacaaaacaaaaacaaaaacaaaacaactccagccccttgttaaaatatttccaagGTGGAGGGGAAATTTTTAAAGAGGGCGCCATGGCAAAAAAGCCAGCTACAGTTGGCAGAATTAGGTAGTTCAGTGGGTTTATATATAACAAGTGGTCCTTATTGTGatgaagaaacattaaaaagtgtCACCTTCATTGAGGTGAGAGCCACTGTTGATGTATCCTAGCACTTGCTTGCAAACCTGAGCGTAGGGCAGGAATGCAGCCTCTGagattaaaatattcagtagCACAAAACCAGAATGTGTTAATGAGTAAAGTGGAAATGCCCAGACATGTAATTTGCTCCAGCTGGTGCAGCGAGTATCTGATATCCAAGGATACTGGCCCAGAATGTGAGAGAGAAGGCAGGGCCTCAGCTGTGACCTCCCCACACTCTTGCCCACCAGCATATTCCCTGGTGGGTGATTCCTGGCACCCCTTGGAGGCCTGTCAGCCTAGCCCCTGCTTAGCCTCTGCTCCTTGGCAAGACATGCCCACCCCTCTCTGAGGGACAACCACTTCGAGAGTgaggtttcatttttttataagtgCTTGCATTTTCTCAGCAGTTATCCAAAGCTTGCTGGAAGGTGAGAGAACCTTTGACTTCAGTTGCAggtccctgggtccctggggGGCTGCCACGGGGGAAGCTGTCAGTGGTAGgtagggacagaaaaaaataggcCATGCAagccaaggccacacaggagGCCAAGGCTGCCTGGAGCCAGGTGGCTGTGGACTGCCAGGTAGCCAGAGGCGGCTGAGGCTAGTGCTGCAGCAGGCTGGGTGGTGCCCTGCTATCATGCAGGGAGGTGAGAACTTTAAAATGCAACCCAAGCTTCTTATAGATCTAGTCACAGGgaagcagagggaaggaaaatcGAGTGTAGTTGGGTGGGTTTGTAATGTCCTCATCCTTAGGTCTTTGGTGCTCTTGGTCACAAACTGCTTAACCATATAGAGGTTTTATTCTCATGCAGCAGGAGGCCCTGGGCAATACCTGTCTCAGCAGTGCCAGGGGCTGCACCATGCTCTCTCCCAGCTCTCCTCAGGGGCCTCCACATCACAGGCAGGGGTAGAGGAGGAGCAGTGCTTGCTGCATATCTCTGCCCTGCTTTCCCATCCTCGTGGTAGAGGAAGGCTTGGGAAGAAGGCTGAGCAAGCCCTGTGGAGGGAACTGTTGCCAAGGTTGTGTGATGTATGGGGGACAGAGAAGTGGGTCAGGATCAGGCATGTAGGTGTCCTGTGTCTTCACAGCACTCAATGCATACTCCTGCCGCACCGCAGGTTGAAAGGGCTGAGTTGGGCGCATAGACCTGAGCCTGTTCCTGATtctctagctgtgtggccttgcaCAAGCTGCTTGACCTCTGAGCCAGTCTCCTTGTCTGAGGTACAGGGATTCCACTGACCTCATTGGGTTGTTGAAGATTAATTAAAGAATGAGCAGGAATTATTCCTCGTACACAGAAGAGGCTCATTTGGTGGTAGCCCTTGGCTCACTGCAGGACTGACTGGAAGACCTTCACAGATTCCTGGAAGCTGGTGAATTGCCACCAATGGCAATAGGTGTGGGCAGAAACCGAGAGGTTGAAGCCTTGTAACTGGGCTATGGATTCACCGTGGGGTAGACTCAGACTGGTTATGGCTATGGCCATACAACTGTGGTTGTGGTCATGGACATCAGGGAGACATCTGACCTCATCAGGGTGATGGCACAGTGAGAATGAAGCCTACGTGTATTTGGAGAGTCAAGAAGGAAAGCAGATGTCAGGAAGGCCTCCTGGGGGGAAGGTGTGGATAAGTGCACTCCTCCAGAAACTTGCAACCCTAGGAAAGGAGAATTCAGTATAGGCTAGTGGGGCTGGCCACTTAGGGCTGAGGGACTGGCAAGGGATGTGGTCAGGTACAAGTTGATGAGAGAGGCTTGGAGGCAGCTAGAGGAAGCAGAGGGCTCTAGAGTCCTGCTCAGAGAAGCCCACCCCAGTGAAGAGCCATGAACAGCTTGAGTACCCAGCTCCCCTCTGGGTTCACCCAGGTAAGCCCCTCGGCAGGTCTTTGGCCTCTGTCTTTCTGACCCCTGCCCATCCCCTCTGTTCACAGTTCAGACTCCATCTGTACTCCTCCCTCAACAGGGAGGATGCTGGGAGCCTGTGGTCCCCTCTTGTTAAGTGTCCCATCCTCTCAGGCTTGGTTTGtctagtctcactctgtcgcttcACAGACTTTGCCTCACACCAGTTCCCCATAGGATGGACTTCGTTGCTCATGTACCCATTTAGGGCGTAGCTCTCAGCACTCTGTCTAGTACATAATGAGCACttcattgttgaatgaatgaacaaaacaaaaagtataaatgaaaccaaaatttgAGAACTGCCCGAGGCATTTTACCTCCTAGTGTTTTCCACTTGGGGTGTATGGTAGTGCTCAATGCAGTCTGTCCTGGGAAATGATGACCCCTGACCCCCATACCCGGTAGTCTTTGTCCTTTCTCTGAGCGCAGGACATAAGAGCTCTTTATTTCCTGTTTATTTCAGATTATATAATTAGGACTGGCAGTGAACAGGCCTGTGAGGACATGGACATTCTAAAATCAGAATCTCCCAGGAAGATGGTCAAACCCCCCCCCCAGGATTTTCCTCAGAGTCTTGGCTTTGGAGACATTTCTGATTCTGAGTTCTGGTCAGAGAGTCATCTGAGCAGTCCTGGGGTGAGAGTGATGGGCTCTGTCTTCCAGAGAAACTGTTTGAATGAGCAGACTGTAGCTCATAAGACCCTCACCAAGGACAGTGTCCCGGGACATAAGGAGCTGGGGGCCAGTGGCCTGGATTGCCAGTCTGAaaaaagtcagagagagagaacagaagggaCTCTCCAGAGATGTGAGGTTTGTGGCAAAGGTTTCAAGTCCACTTCAGATACGACTCTACATTGGGAAATTAATACTCAGAAGAAACGTAACAGATGTCACGAATGCCAAAAAAGATTACCTGACTGCTTGAGTCCAAGTAACTGCCATGGAGAAAAGCCGTATGAATGTGTGGAGTGTGGGAAGGTCTTCAGGCTATGCTCACAGCTTAATCAgcatcagagaatccacactggagagaagccatTTAAATGCATTGAGTGTGGAAAAGCCTTCCGCCTGAGCTCAAAACTTATTCAAcatcaaagaattcatactggagagaagccaTACAGATGTGAGGAGTGTGGGAAAGCTTTTGGTCAGAGCTCAAGCCTCATCCACCATCAGAGAATCCATACAGGAGAGAGGCCCTATGGTTGTCGTGAgtgtgggaaagctttcagtcaGCAGTCACAGCTGGTCAGACACCAgagaactcacactggagagaggccCTACTCGTGCAaagaatgtgggaaggccttcagcCAGAGTTCAACTCTCGCTCAGCATCAGAGGATGCACGCTGGGGAGAAATCTCAAATCCTCCGAGCCTCAGATAGCTCAAGCCTTGTTGCACATCAGAGAATTCATGCTGTAGAGAAACCATTTAAGTGTGATGAGTGTGGGAAAGCTTTTAGGTGGATCTCTCGTCTTAGTCAGCATCAGCTAATTCACACTGGGGAAAAACCCTATAAATGCAACAAGTGTACAAAAGCTTTTGGGTGTAGCTCCCGGCTTATTCGCCATCAgagaactcacactggagagaaaccatttAAATGTGATGAGTGTGGAAAAGGCTTTGTTCAAGGCTCACACCTTATTCAGCATCAgcgaattcatactggagagaaaccttacgtGTGTAATGACTGTGGAAAAGCCTTTAGCCAGAGCTCCAGCCTTATTTACCATCAGAGAATTCATAAGGGAGAGAAGCCCTATGAATGCCTCCAGTGTGGAAAAGCTTTCAGTATGAGCACACAACTTACAATACACCAAAGGGtgcacactggagagaggccctacaaatgtaatgaatgtgggaaagccttcagccaAAACTCCACCCTTTTCCAACACCAGATAATTCATGCAGGTGTGAAGCCCTATgagtgtaatgaatgtggaaaagcctttagtCGGAGCTCATATCTTATTGAACACCAGCGTATACACACTAGAGCCCAGTGGTATTATGAATATGGGAATACTCTGGAAGGTTCCAACTTTGTGAGCCGGAAAAAAGTTAATACTATAAAGAAACTGCATCAATGTGatgactgtgagaaaatattcagGTGGCGCTCACATCTAATtatacatcagagaattcacactggagagaagccttaTAAATGTAATGactgtggcaaagcttttaatcGGAGCTCTAGGCTTACTCAGCATCAGAAAATCCACATGGGATAGACCATTTACCTGTATAAATGTGAATAAACCTATAGCCTTAACTTATTTTATATGTGTTCATTTATACTGACAAAAATTTACAATATTGAGTGGGAATGATTCAGAATTCCTCTCTTAAGAAAGAGTATCCAAATTCATACAAAATGTGTTTATTTGCTGGAATGTGAGACCTTAACCTGTTTAATAAAGCCTGTGTCCCTTGCACTCAGGGTGTAATGTGCAGAGTTTTCAGTTCACAGAGGGGACACCCCAGGTCTCTGTGGATGTGGAAGAGCCACAAGGAAGGCCCTATGGGCTCTGTCAGGCTGAGTAAGTTAGAAGTTATCCAAAATGTTTTCCCTCAATGATCAGCTGCTCACACTGTCTTCAACAATAAGGAGATGTATTAGCTCATGTTAGAGGAAGACCAAAAGAGGAGTGCCTAGAATTCCCTTCTAACTTCTTCACCTAACTCCTTTTCTTAAAACTCATCAACCCGGACCAAAGGGTCCCAGACCCATTCTCTTCAGAGAGGTAGGCCAGGTGAGCAAATGCATGCCATCATTGTTGGTATGTTTGGTGTTCCCTGTGCACAGATCAGTGCTAGGCACAGAAACCATTCTGGTGTCATGGCAAGGATTTTGAAGTCATacctgggtcttgctatgttgctcaaggaTATCATTGCCCTCTCTGGAACTCAAAGCCTATTTGCTTATCTGAAAATATGCACTGTTAAAGGGTAGTGATGAGAATTAAACAATATACAGGAATGCTTCTTTAAGTGTGTCTGGCAGAGAATGATCACTTGAATGAATTCAAACACCCCCCAGTCTGCACCAGCATCTCCAGCCACACCCCAGCACAGGGACCCAGACCTTCAGGCTGGATGGCTGTCTTATTGGTCTAGTCACCCCACTATACAGGGGAAGCCACCCAGAGAGGTCAGGATGTGTATTGTTTATGCTCTATAACAAATTTCTCCAAAATTCTTAAGCCTAGAACACAAGCTGCCAAGAACTATGagggtctgagattttatccTTTCTACAGGCTAATAAAATCCTGTTGTTTCATCTGGCAGGAGATGGCTGATGTGTTACTCACAGTGGTGGTCAGGGCCACATTCACTCCCCTCACCTGCAACGTCCCACTGGGTGGTGCAGAGAGCCCCAGTAGGTACATTTACAGAGTGTGTGTCAGTGGAGAAACTCGAAGGTTGTGAGTAAACCTGCTCTGTTGGGAGCTAAGGGCCATTGCCTCATCCCTTGGATTTTCTGCTGCCAACACAGCCTTGAGAAATGGCCCAGGTGAAGCATCGTAAGGCCTTCATGTTGCACACAGTAAGAACATGTAGGGAAGCCTGGCTGACGGCACATCGCTTCTCTCAGTGATCTGCTCAAGGCCTAATGCTTTTGTTGGCTAAAATTGAATTCTGGCACAAATCTGCCACTCCATCGGCCACACCTTTCACCtaagagcagctgggactactaTATCCATTTGATCCTCTCACAGAGCATCTAATTAAAGCCACTATCCACAAGCCCCATGCAGCAGCAAGACGCCAAGAGCAGTGCTGACCTCGGCCCTACCCCCAACATCCTGGTCATTCAGCTGTCAGCCAGTTGCAAGGTGACTGGTAGGCCTTATTTCAGACAGCCTGCCACCTGTTATGACTCATAAGACCTGCTGATCTTTGGTGTCTGCcaataaatacagagaaatatttgGGCCTGAAAGACCCCATTCCTTAACAGACACTTTGTGGCCCCATTCTCCCATAAACAAATGTGTAGCCCAGAGTGACACAGGTCATGTTGCTAGGTTAAACACCATGGCAAGaaggccagatgcggtggctcacatctgtaatcctagcactctgggaggccaaggtgggtggattgtttgagctcaggagttcgagaccagcctgagcaagagcgagacccccgtctctactaaaaaaaatagaaatcatatggacaactaaaaatatatatataaaaataagctgggcatggtggtgcatgcctgtagtcccagctactcaggaggctgaggcagtaggatcacttaagcgcaggagtttgaggttgctgtgagctaggctgataccacgggactctagcctgggcaacagagtgagactctgtctcaaaaaacaaacaaacaaaaaaacaccatgGCAGGGCCACTGAGAAGCCATGGCCTTAATCACTATGCGTGGCATTACCCAAGAGCAACTTATAAATTTGTATCAGATTGAAGCAGGTTATTCTGGTCCATGTGTTTGCAGGTTTGGGGGCTTTCGTTGTTGGCAGGGGGCACAGCAGAGTCCAGGATGGTTGTGTCCACATGAGTTTCTGTCTTTACAGCCTGTAGATGGGGGTCTGAGTGATCACCAGCCGCTACTGCTGAACTTGGGCATGCCACGAGTGTGTGCACAGGCTGCAGTGTTGGTCCCAGGGGTAAAACTCGTTGTCCCCTTACCTACACCTGCACCGTTGGGGGTTGCTCCCAGTGTGCCAGGATGGTGGCTCTCCATGGGCAGAAAGTCAGCATCCACTTCAGTTGCTGTGACTGTGCCCCTTCCCTAGCTGCCTTCTGCTTGCACACTGTGGAGTACATACCTGATGTCCCTGCCTTGGCCTGTGGGCTACTGCCGAGGTTCCTGGCAGATAATGCACTCAGGTCACTCACCTTCATATCTAACACAAGATTCGGCAGAGTTTTTCGGTAATGGACTGTAAGAGTTTAAGGCTTTGTGGGCCAGCCAGTAACGGGACAAGAGTCAAGGTACCAGTGAACGTGACACAATCCCCACTACCCGCAACACCTGGTACTGGCCTCTCCAAAATGCTGCTCATTAAAAATCTGACTCTATCTCCCTGGCCTCTTCTCGGTCCTTTGTGAGGCAACTTCCTGGTTCATGATCAGTACAAAAGTGGCAGAAGGTTATTTGGGAAGTTCTGAAAATTCCAGATtgtgccctaagcataatgcttgtttctttcctttacgATCAGGTAGCCAAAAAGGGGCAGGAGATTCAAACTTCATTCTGCTTTCAGCACCTGGATTCTCTCTTTGGACTGACATGGTTTCTGGAGGTTTGTTCaccatgttgacttctgattaatCCCTGTTCAGGAATGCCTCTGAGATTTCTACTTATCTACTCTTACTGTAAATCCTGCCCCCAAACAACCTTGACCATAATTCTGCCCTTGGGCAGACTCACGTAGCATTATTGCCTTTCCCTAAGATGTTGACTTCAATTGTCATACGTAACCCCTCCTATGGGTGTTAAGTCCTGGCTCTGGGTGGGTGGTGGTGTGCATCTACCATCTCACGGAGGCCCCTCACACGGCCTCTGTCCataagtccctattaaatgtttctttctgagaaactggataaGCCAGCCATGTTCTTCAGCTTCTCAGCTTCCTCAGACTTGGGGGCAGGTTTGCATAGACCTGCCCATAGAGGAACATGGTCGTAGATCAAAGTCCGGCAAACTAGGGCTTTGCCGCCTGCTTTCTATGGTCTAAGAGCTAAGAGTGGTTTTTACATTTCTAACTGGTTGGGAAGGACTGTTAAGGTAGGATGGTGAAGCACCAAGAAGAGTCAGACCTAGGCTTTTCAAGCTGTGAGACTTTGGACAAATCCCTCCTTGTCTCTGGATTTTAGCTCCTAATGGGTAAATTAAAGGGGTTGGATATGATAATCTCTAATGTCCTTTCCAACTCTAAAAGGCAAAAACTTCCTTTAAATAAGTGTTCCCCAAACTGTTCCAAGAATACAGTTAGTAGGCCAGGCACGATgactcacgcctgtgatcccagcactttgggaggctgaggagggaggatcatttgagcccaggggttggagaccagcctgggcaacacagcaagacctcgtctctacaaaaagttttaaaaattagctgagtgtggtggtacacacctgtagtcccaactactgaggaggctggggcaggaggatcacttgagcctaggagcttgaggttgcagtgagctatgatcgtgccactgcactgcagcctggcagCTGAGCAAGAacctgtcattcattcattcatacatataaataaataaacaaacaaaagaagactattttgtgacatttgaaaattacattaaaaccTACTTTCAGTGGGCAAAGTGTCTCTGGGACCCGGCCATGCCCATTCTGCATCAGCAACATGTCTCACACTAGCTAACTCCCTGCTGTGGCCTGGGCTCTCTGTCCAGGGATTTGGGAACAGCGTATTTAAAGGAGAAGGCTATATGAAAAGAAAGGAGATGGGGGGTGGGTAGGCAGTATGGCAAATAATTACATACTTGTGAAGCTCTAATTAGTGCTCAGTAAATCTATATTTTACGTAAGTTGAACGTTCAAAAAGGGAGTAGGGAAAAGTCAATTATGTTGTCTGCTTCAGAGCAGGCAGAGGAGTGGCCAATCTCATCTGTTCTTGACTCACATCTGTGGAGAAACTGGCAATTGACATTGTCAGTGTGAAACTTAACAGAATTCAGGTCCAAGGATTTATTTGGGTTGTAGCTCCAAGTTTATAATTGGCACGTGCATGTTTTATAGGGGCCATATACCCTAAAAAATTTAGGACTAACTAGGCAACTCCCTGTACTCAATCTGTGAAGAGCCATCTGGAAAGGCAAAGGACTTTTGTTGTGGGAAACTGGCTTACGTGTAAAACACTATTTCTTTTGGGGTGGGGACGGCAGTGCTGCATGATTCAATTCTCAGGCTCAGTATCCCTTTTGACATGAGTTTTGGGGGATCCAAGATTTTATTCTTCCTCCGTAAGGATGAGGAGTCTTTTTTTAGCCTCATCATGTGAAAAAGACACATGATAGTTGTGGTCCTGCCCTAAGGCAAGGGTGTTTGAGTACACGTTAAATTGAAGCTACTGTTTGGATTTGAGATCTAAGACATGGAAAACATTCACCCCCACCTGGCTGGCATGTGGGCTGGTGGTTCTTTGGCTGAGAGGGAAAGAAGGGCAAGACCCGTAGAGGGCAGCTCATGGGGTAGTGACGGTgttgaaatattcttttattctttcaaggTATGTATCCCAGTTTGGCCTAACAGTAAACCCATTTTAAGAATTTCTAgaactgtatttcagaatagattaaaaaacacTTTGGATTTCTATTTTGGAGACagctaataaattaaaataaacccaTAAGTTTGACCTGGAATTGCTTTTTATATCAATTATCAGAGTAATCTTTGATTTATGACATTGAATTGGAACTCCTGAGCTTTCTGaaagcttcaaaaacaaaatggggcAGAGTGAGGGGCAAGGCCCAGTCAGGTCACAAATCCCTTGTCCCAGTCAGTACAGGTGGCTCCCGCCCAGAGGCCAGGAATGTTTGTTGCATTTGGGGGAGCATCTGGGTTTCAAGCTCAGGACATTAGAGACCCATGGAAGAGGAAATCCACCAGGAAAGTGTTTCCACGGAAAACTAAATAAGGCCAACAAAACCAAAGGACTGATTTCCCAGACGCAGACATCTGTTCTCTGTCCAAGGCCTTGTACAGGCCCTGGGGCAAAGGTGGACAGTGCCAGGAGTGCAGGCCTGGTGGTGGAGACTGACCTCAGATGAGAATGGACAGTTGCTCTGTATGGGGGAGTCTTGCAGGCTCACAGGCTTAGCCTCACCCCCACCTGGCAATAGCTGGGCTGAGGGAGGCACAGCAGAGCCACCACCCACCTGCCGCCTGCTTTTGTTCAGACCtggagctaagaatggtttttaaatggttggaaaaccCTTTATTTGAACatagccacacccattcattttaTTGTCTGGCTGCTTTTGAGCCATGGTGGAGTTGACAGAATCTTTACAGCCTatagagcctaaaatatttactctctggcccttt of Lemur catta isolate mLemCat1 chromosome 9, mLemCat1.pri, whole genome shotgun sequence contains these proteins:
- the ZNF7 gene encoding zinc finger protein 7 isoform X5, with the translated sequence MEVVTFGDVAVHFSREEWQCLDPGQRALYREVMLENHSSVAGLAGFLVFKPELISRLEQGQEPWVLDLQGVEGTEASRTSQTDYIIRTGSEQACEDMDILKSESPRKMVKPPPQDFPQSLGFGDISDSEFWSESHLSSPGVRVMGSVFQRNCLNEQTVAHKTLTKDSVPGHKELGASGLDCQSEKSQRERTEGTLQRCEVCGKGFKSTSDTTLHWEINTQKKRNRCHECQKRLPDCLSPSNCHGEKPYECVECGKVFRLCSQLNQHQRIHTGEKPFKCIECGKAFRLSSKLIQHQRIHTGEKPYRCEECGKAFGQSSSLIHHQRIHTGERPYGCRECGKAFSQQSQLVRHQRTHTGERPYSCKECGKAFSQSSTLAQHQRMHAGEKSQILRASDSSSLVAHQRIHAVEKPFKCDECGKAFRWISRLSQHQLIHTGEKPYKCNKCTKAFGCSSRLIRHQRTHTGEKPFKCDECGKGFVQGSHLIQHQRIHTGEKPYVCNDCGKAFSQSSSLIYHQRIHKGEKPYECLQCGKAFSMSTQLTIHQRVHTGERPYKCNECGKAFSQNSTLFQHQIIHAGVKPYECNECGKAFSRSSYLIEHQRIHTRAQWYYEYGNTLEGSNFVSRKKVNTIKKLHQCDDCEKIFRWRSHLIIHQRIHTGEKPYKCNDCGKAFNRSSRLTQHQKIHMG
- the ZNF7 gene encoding zinc finger protein 7 isoform X3; the protein is MGWRENGAGTQGSLGCWCVSFQEVVTFGDVAVHFSREEWQCLDPGQRALYREVMLENHSSVAGLAGFLVFKPELISRLEQGQEPWVLDLQGVEGTEASRTSQTDYIIRTGSEQACEDMDILKSESPRKMVKPPPQDFPQSLGFGDISDSEFWSESHLSSPGVRVMGSVFQRNCLNEQTVAHKTLTKDSVPGHKELGASGLDCQSEKSQRERTEGTLQRCEVCGKGFKSTSDTTLHWEINTQKKRNRCHECQKRLPDCLSPSNCHGEKPYECVECGKVFRLCSQLNQHQRIHTGEKPFKCIECGKAFRLSSKLIQHQRIHTGEKPYRCEECGKAFGQSSSLIHHQRIHTGERPYGCRECGKAFSQQSQLVRHQRTHTGERPYSCKECGKAFSQSSTLAQHQRMHAGEKSQILRASDSSSLVAHQRIHAVEKPFKCDECGKAFRWISRLSQHQLIHTGEKPYKCNKCTKAFGCSSRLIRHQRTHTGEKPFKCDECGKGFVQGSHLIQHQRIHTGEKPYVCNDCGKAFSQSSSLIYHQRIHKGEKPYECLQCGKAFSMSTQLTIHQRVHTGERPYKCNECGKAFSQNSTLFQHQIIHAGVKPYECNECGKAFSRSSYLIEHQRIHTRAQWYYEYGNTLEGSNFVSRKKVNTIKKLHQCDDCEKIFRWRSHLIIHQRIHTGEKPYKCNDCGKAFNRSSRLTQHQKIHMG
- the ZNF7 gene encoding zinc finger protein 7 isoform X4 produces the protein MGSLGCWCVSFQEVVTFGDVAVHFSREEWQCLDPGQRALYREVMLENHSSVAGLAGFLVFKPELISRLEQGQEPWVLDLQGVEGTEASRTSQTDYIIRTGSEQACEDMDILKSESPRKMVKPPPQDFPQSLGFGDISDSEFWSESHLSSPGVRVMGSVFQRNCLNEQTVAHKTLTKDSVPGHKELGASGLDCQSEKSQRERTEGTLQRCEVCGKGFKSTSDTTLHWEINTQKKRNRCHECQKRLPDCLSPSNCHGEKPYECVECGKVFRLCSQLNQHQRIHTGEKPFKCIECGKAFRLSSKLIQHQRIHTGEKPYRCEECGKAFGQSSSLIHHQRIHTGERPYGCRECGKAFSQQSQLVRHQRTHTGERPYSCKECGKAFSQSSTLAQHQRMHAGEKSQILRASDSSSLVAHQRIHAVEKPFKCDECGKAFRWISRLSQHQLIHTGEKPYKCNKCTKAFGCSSRLIRHQRTHTGEKPFKCDECGKGFVQGSHLIQHQRIHTGEKPYVCNDCGKAFSQSSSLIYHQRIHKGEKPYECLQCGKAFSMSTQLTIHQRVHTGERPYKCNECGKAFSQNSTLFQHQIIHAGVKPYECNECGKAFSRSSYLIEHQRIHTRAQWYYEYGNTLEGSNFVSRKKVNTIKKLHQCDDCEKIFRWRSHLIIHQRIHTGEKPYKCNDCGKAFNRSSRLTQHQKIHMG
- the ZNF7 gene encoding zinc finger protein 7 isoform X1 — protein: MLGVIGSVEVSQPGRVDAHSPSLMGSLGCWCVSFQEVVTFGDVAVHFSREEWQCLDPGQRALYREVMLENHSSVAGLAGFLVFKPELISRLEQGQEPWVLDLQGVEGTEASRTSQTDYIIRTGSEQACEDMDILKSESPRKMVKPPPQDFPQSLGFGDISDSEFWSESHLSSPGVRVMGSVFQRNCLNEQTVAHKTLTKDSVPGHKELGASGLDCQSEKSQRERTEGTLQRCEVCGKGFKSTSDTTLHWEINTQKKRNRCHECQKRLPDCLSPSNCHGEKPYECVECGKVFRLCSQLNQHQRIHTGEKPFKCIECGKAFRLSSKLIQHQRIHTGEKPYRCEECGKAFGQSSSLIHHQRIHTGERPYGCRECGKAFSQQSQLVRHQRTHTGERPYSCKECGKAFSQSSTLAQHQRMHAGEKSQILRASDSSSLVAHQRIHAVEKPFKCDECGKAFRWISRLSQHQLIHTGEKPYKCNKCTKAFGCSSRLIRHQRTHTGEKPFKCDECGKGFVQGSHLIQHQRIHTGEKPYVCNDCGKAFSQSSSLIYHQRIHKGEKPYECLQCGKAFSMSTQLTIHQRVHTGERPYKCNECGKAFSQNSTLFQHQIIHAGVKPYECNECGKAFSRSSYLIEHQRIHTRAQWYYEYGNTLEGSNFVSRKKVNTIKKLHQCDDCEKIFRWRSHLIIHQRIHTGEKPYKCNDCGKAFNRSSRLTQHQKIHMG